A stretch of the Papaver somniferum cultivar HN1 chromosome 6, ASM357369v1, whole genome shotgun sequence genome encodes the following:
- the LOC113288519 gene encoding uncharacterized protein LOC113288519 translates to MNGMSSQCSSSRCESGWTMYLDHSVSQNHGKRSGGFVNGGNFFSEKYNAMEEAEEPEAAAEEEEEEDLSMVSDASSGPPHFHEDEDYCDDENGCSCFTSSATALAKKNSKRQKTKDQQQQYHPSLLDDTASSPLFSFSNINNQKATMENVLDFSQGFSATHFKGRSSFQKHFDFLDSSLPGPKFTKTSGFQASKWE, encoded by the exons ATGAATGGAATGTCATCCCAATGTAGTAGTAGTAGATGTGAATCAGGTTGGACTATGTATTTAGATCACTCAGTTTCTCAAAATCATGGCAAAAGAAGTGGTGGGTTTGTCAATGGAGGTAATTTTTTTAGTGAGAAATACAATGCTATGGAAGAAGCAGAAGAACCAGAAGCAgcagctgaagaagaagaagaagaagatttgtctATGGTTTCTGATGCGTCTTCTGGTCCACCACATTTTCATGAAGATGAAGACTACTGTGATGATGAGAATGGGTGTTCTTGTTTTACTTCTTCAGCAACTGCATTGGCAAAGAAAAATAGCAAAAGACAGAAAACTAAAGACCAACAGCAACAGTATCATCCTTCTCTTCTTGATGACACTGCTAGTTCTCCTCTATTCAGCTTTTCCAAT ATCAATAACCAGAAAGCTACAATGGAGAATGTTTTAGATTTCTCACAAGGTTTCTCTGCAACACATTTTAAG GGAAGATCTTCATTTCAGAAgcattttgattttctggattcttCCCTTCCTggacccaaatttaccaaaacca